In the genome of Leeuwenhoekiella sp. MAR_2009_132, one region contains:
- the rpmA gene encoding 50S ribosomal protein L27, whose product MAHKKGVGSSKNGRESESKRLGVKIFGGQAAIAGNIIVRQRGNTHHPGDNVYGGKDHTLHARVDGVVKFTKKKDNKSYVSIVPAAEA is encoded by the coding sequence ATGGCTCACAAAAAAGGAGTAGGTAGTTCGAAAAACGGTAGAGAATCAGAATCAAAACGCTTAGGTGTTAAGATTTTTGGTGGTCAGGCTGCTATAGCAGGTAATATTATCGTTAGACAACGTGGTAACACGCATCACCCAGGTGATAATGTTTATGGTGGTAAAGACCATACACTACACGCAAGAGTAGACGGTGTTGTTAAATTCACTAAAAAGAAAGACAACAAATCTTACGTTTCTATAGTACCAGCTGCAGAAGCATAA